One window of Paenibacillus sp. FSL K6-3182 genomic DNA carries:
- a CDS encoding sugar ABC transporter permease has protein sequence MQNWWNLKLREVKANKHSYILLAPYMVLFAVFTVLPVLVSVVLSFTYFNMLEFPKFVGWQNYTRLFLDDDVFLIAVKNTLLFAVITGPISYIACFVFAWIINELSPKLRAIMTLVFYAPSISGNVYFIWLMIFSGDRYGIANGFLLKLGIILEPLQWLKKEEYILPIIILVQLWLSLGTGFLAFIAGLQTVDRTLYEAGAVDGVKNRWQELWYITLPSMRPQLMFGAVIQITTAFAVADVSIALAGFPSVNYAAETIVTHLIDFGTTRFEMGYASAIASVLFMIMVGSNLIVQKLLRRVGE, from the coding sequence GTGCAAAATTGGTGGAACCTGAAGCTGCGGGAAGTGAAAGCAAACAAACACTCCTACATATTGCTGGCGCCTTACATGGTTTTGTTCGCCGTGTTTACAGTACTTCCGGTTTTGGTGTCGGTGGTGCTTAGCTTTACGTACTTCAATATGCTAGAGTTTCCAAAGTTTGTTGGCTGGCAGAACTATACGCGCTTATTTCTAGATGATGATGTTTTCCTCATTGCCGTTAAGAACACGCTGTTGTTCGCTGTAATAACAGGACCGATTAGTTATATCGCGTGTTTTGTTTTTGCATGGATTATTAATGAGCTGTCTCCAAAGCTGAGAGCGATAATGACACTCGTATTTTATGCGCCATCGATATCCGGAAACGTGTATTTTATATGGCTGATGATTTTCTCCGGCGATCGTTATGGTATTGCCAACGGTTTTTTATTGAAGCTGGGCATCATCTTGGAGCCGCTTCAATGGTTGAAAAAAGAGGAATACATTTTGCCGATCATCATTCTTGTTCAGCTTTGGCTTAGTCTTGGAACGGGTTTCCTTGCTTTTATTGCAGGTTTACAAACCGTTGACCGGACATTATATGAGGCTGGCGCAGTCGATGGCGTGAAGAATCGCTGGCAGGAGCTTTGGTACATCACATTGCCTTCGATGCGGCCGCAGCTGATGTTCGGGGCAGTCATTCAGATTACGACGGCATTTGCAGTGGCTGATGTTTCGATTGCACTCGCAGGGTTCCCAAGCGTCAACTATGCAGCTGAGACGATAGTTACTCACTTAATCGATTTCGGTACTACCCGTTTTGAGATGGGTTACGCTTCTGCCATTGCTTCAGTGTTATTCATGATTATGGTGGGATCGAATCTCATCGTTCAAAAACTTCTTCGCAGGGTAGGTGAATAA
- a CDS encoding extracellular solute-binding protein, which yields MISNLRLTNMARKLVPFVLAVLMVLPSVPKAHAVGSSDNALTEESVQSGSTNISAYNEQKYHEYVSQYEAAARPEREIVLEAINYSHVEGAEFEKLNNYEGMDGSSLLTGESGKVEWSFDVTDAGLYNLSLLYYPIEGKSSAIERDLFIDGKRPFREAAFLQFDRVWDNQAAQVVQDNQGNDLRPKQVEKPRWSEKTFQDSDGYENEPFLFYFSQGKHTITLESTREPMVVKQLKLFQQPAPLTYEQLLKQYEADGMKATSGHLITIEGEASTAKSSPTLYPLSERSSAAVYPYSSSKIKINTIGGLNWRLPGQWMEWEIDVPETGLYQIAFKTQQNFVRGIYSTRTLTIDGEIPFKEMEKVAFRYKSSYRLDVMGGKSPYLYRLEKGKHTLRLEVSLGEFAPLIREVESSLYNLNEMYRKILMITGTKPDEYRDYQIEKKVPNILNVFEEESERLKTIAAQLVKLSGQSSDQEALLKTMSLQLDEMVEKPDTIPRRLGAYKTNTGGLGTWVQQARQQPLEIDALYVASPDKKFPKKGMGFAANLKHQSATFISSFFTDYNQIGNISEDADQRSITVWIGSGRDQANTMKAMIDETFTSVTGINVNLKLVNMGTLLPATLAGQGPDIAMQIENDLPVNFAMRNASTDLTQFADFEEVRERFRPSAVVPYSYDGGVYALPETQTFNMLFYRKDVLDQLDLEIPQTWDEVSNLLAVLSKNHMQFGLPVVAQAAVQGQNIPPNSMYAALLFQNGGQLYRNDGKESDLDSRIGIETFKQWTEFYTDYKLEREYDFSNRFRTGQMPIGIADYTTYNQLSVFAPEIRGMWGFAPVPGTIQKDGSINREVPSGGSAVVMMKKAKDKEASWEFMKWWTSEATQTVFGREMEGLMGAAARYPTANIKALDSLPWPVADYENLKAQFEWVQGVPEVPGGYFTGRHLFNAFYKTVVGQVQARESIMDYVQYMQDEITTKRKEFGLPQ from the coding sequence GTGATAAGCAATTTGCGGCTAACCAATATGGCAAGGAAGCTAGTCCCTTTTGTTTTGGCAGTTTTAATGGTGCTTCCGTCAGTGCCTAAGGCGCATGCAGTCGGCAGTTCGGATAATGCGCTGACGGAGGAGTCCGTTCAATCCGGATCGACGAACATCTCGGCTTATAATGAACAAAAATATCATGAATATGTCTCGCAATATGAGGCGGCTGCCCGTCCAGAGCGTGAAATCGTATTAGAAGCAATCAATTACAGCCATGTAGAGGGTGCTGAGTTCGAGAAGCTTAACAACTACGAGGGCATGGACGGATCTTCCTTGTTAACAGGCGAATCGGGCAAAGTGGAATGGTCATTTGATGTGACTGATGCGGGTCTTTATAATCTTTCTTTGCTCTATTATCCCATTGAAGGAAAAAGCTCAGCGATTGAACGGGATTTATTCATTGACGGAAAACGTCCGTTCAGAGAAGCTGCTTTCCTGCAGTTTGACCGTGTTTGGGATAATCAAGCAGCTCAAGTTGTTCAGGACAATCAAGGCAATGATCTCAGACCAAAGCAAGTGGAGAAGCCGAGATGGAGCGAGAAAACATTTCAAGATTCCGATGGTTACGAGAATGAACCCTTCTTATTTTATTTTTCGCAGGGCAAACATACGATTACGCTTGAATCTACACGGGAACCGATGGTCGTTAAACAATTGAAACTATTTCAACAGCCTGCTCCACTAACCTATGAACAGTTGCTTAAGCAGTATGAAGCAGATGGTATGAAGGCGACGAGCGGCCATTTGATTACGATTGAAGGCGAGGCTTCCACAGCAAAGTCTTCACCTACCTTGTATCCGCTAAGCGAGCGTTCAAGTGCTGCAGTATATCCTTACAGCTCTTCAAAAATAAAAATTAATACGATTGGCGGCTTGAATTGGCGTCTACCTGGTCAATGGATGGAATGGGAAATTGATGTCCCTGAAACGGGGCTTTACCAAATTGCCTTTAAAACGCAGCAAAACTTCGTTAGAGGCATTTATTCAACTCGTACATTAACCATTGACGGCGAAATTCCTTTTAAGGAAATGGAAAAGGTTGCGTTTCGTTATAAGAGCTCCTATCGGCTTGATGTGATGGGTGGAAAGTCTCCTTATTTATACCGCCTGGAAAAAGGAAAGCATACACTCAGGCTTGAGGTAAGCCTAGGCGAGTTTGCCCCGCTCATTCGTGAGGTTGAAAGCAGTCTTTATAATTTGAATGAGATGTATCGCAAAATATTGATGATTACGGGAACAAAGCCCGATGAATACCGTGATTATCAGATTGAGAAAAAAGTTCCCAACATACTTAACGTTTTTGAAGAAGAAAGTGAACGCCTTAAAACGATTGCCGCGCAGCTCGTCAAATTATCAGGACAATCCAGTGACCAAGAGGCTCTTCTAAAGACGATGTCACTGCAATTGGATGAGATGGTTGAGAAGCCGGATACCATTCCGAGAAGGCTTGGAGCCTACAAGACTAACACGGGCGGACTAGGAACTTGGGTTCAGCAAGCAAGGCAGCAGCCGCTTGAGATCGATGCGCTGTATGTCGCCTCACCAGATAAGAAATTCCCTAAAAAAGGGATGGGCTTCGCCGCGAATCTTAAGCATCAATCTGCCACTTTTATTTCTTCTTTCTTTACGGATTACAATCAGATCGGAAATATTTCTGAGGACGCCGACCAAAGGTCGATTACCGTATGGATCGGAAGCGGACGGGATCAAGCCAACACGATGAAGGCGATGATTGACGAAACCTTTACATCCGTTACCGGCATTAATGTCAACTTGAAGCTGGTAAACATGGGAACACTGCTGCCTGCAACGCTGGCGGGCCAAGGTCCCGACATCGCCATGCAGATTGAAAATGATTTGCCTGTTAACTTTGCGATGCGCAACGCTTCAACTGATTTGACACAGTTTGCTGATTTCGAAGAGGTGAGGGAACGTTTCCGTCCAAGCGCAGTTGTTCCATACAGCTATGATGGCGGGGTTTATGCGTTGCCGGAAACACAAACGTTCAACATGCTCTTTTACCGTAAGGATGTGCTTGATCAGCTGGATCTGGAAATTCCGCAAACTTGGGATGAAGTTTCTAATTTACTAGCCGTTCTAAGTAAAAATCATATGCAATTCGGTTTGCCAGTTGTGGCACAAGCTGCTGTTCAAGGGCAAAACATACCGCCAAACTCGATGTATGCGGCACTATTATTTCAGAATGGCGGACAGCTTTACCGCAATGATGGCAAAGAATCCGATCTGGATTCACGCATTGGCATCGAAACATTCAAGCAATGGACGGAGTTTTATACCGACTATAAATTAGAACGGGAATATGATTTCTCCAATCGCTTCCGTACGGGGCAGATGCCAATAGGCATTGCAGATTATACAACCTATAACCAGCTTTCTGTATTTGCGCCAGAAATTCGCGGCATGTGGGGTTTCGCCCCTGTTCCGGGAACCATACAGAAGGATGGCTCCATTAATCGTGAGGTGCCAAGCGGAGGCAGTGCTGTCGTAATGATGAAGAAGGCGAAGGACAAGGAAGCATCATGGGAGTTCATGAAATGGTGGACCAGCGAAGCGACACAAACGGTGTTTGGTCGTGAAATGGAAGGTTTGATGGGCGCAGCAGCCCGTTATCCGACTGCCAATATTAAGGCACTCGACAGCTTGCCATGGCCGGTTGCCGATTACGAAAACTTGAAGGCGCAATTTGAATGGGTACAAGGGGTGCCCGAAGTGCCAGGCGGATATTTCACAGGCCGACATTTGTTTAATGCATTCTATAAGACGGTTGTTGGTCAAGTGCAGGCGCGCGAATCGATTATGGACTATGTCCAATATATGCAGGATGAAATTACGACGAAACGAAAAGAGTTCGGGTTGCCGCAATAA
- a CDS encoding extracellular solute-binding protein — protein MRKIQGLSILVLCFMLILTACSSGNGGNKGTNNAPKESAVTDPTAAPEESTATPEPVDMGGRVIKVAAWWDLTPAGATASEKERLAKIEEVEKKYNVKIEFVNVPFEEYMPKFTATVLTGEPFADIVQMEYKAALPAVLKGQLLPISEFTTSANNINNDANLMAKAPAIAGGEYAFDNPGSGGTAMHYNRDLFKKLGLPDLQELYTGGQWNWDKFLEIAKLATKDTDNDGKIDVYGFSGWSIDIFRNFTAANGGKIVDEGTGVQGLTDPKTIEAAEFVNRLYNVENVMKIKTGDRMNYEEFNTFKDGDVAMFQAPVWNIGDLTFDIGVVPIPNGPQGSPEVTYANPGQAAKFIPKGVKDAQLVYQIYEETFDITQTEEFPSQEWLEGLYNHEEDVAMQRDHITNTGQILLDDAYPEFPTGKFVTDIIVNNQSVTATAEKYKPEAEASIAKLSK, from the coding sequence ATGAGAAAAATACAAGGTTTGTCCATTTTGGTGTTATGTTTCATGCTCATACTTACAGCTTGCAGCAGCGGGAACGGCGGAAATAAAGGAACGAATAACGCTCCAAAAGAAAGCGCTGTCACTGATCCGACTGCAGCACCTGAGGAATCAACAGCAACACCAGAACCTGTCGATATGGGTGGACGCGTTATTAAAGTAGCCGCATGGTGGGATTTGACACCAGCAGGAGCTACGGCTTCCGAGAAAGAGCGTCTCGCTAAGATCGAAGAAGTTGAAAAAAAATATAATGTGAAAATCGAATTCGTAAACGTTCCTTTCGAAGAATACATGCCGAAGTTTACGGCTACTGTCCTGACAGGTGAGCCTTTTGCAGACATCGTTCAAATGGAATACAAAGCAGCATTGCCGGCTGTATTGAAAGGCCAGCTGCTTCCGATCAGCGAGTTTACAACTTCAGCTAATAACATCAACAACGATGCAAACTTGATGGCTAAAGCGCCTGCTATTGCTGGCGGCGAATATGCATTTGACAATCCAGGCTCAGGCGGTACAGCCATGCACTACAATCGCGATTTGTTCAAAAAACTTGGCCTTCCGGATCTTCAAGAGCTTTACACAGGCGGCCAATGGAACTGGGACAAGTTTTTGGAAATTGCAAAGCTAGCAACTAAGGATACAGACAATGACGGAAAAATCGACGTTTATGGCTTCTCAGGCTGGTCCATTGATATTTTCCGCAACTTTACTGCTGCAAACGGCGGCAAAATCGTTGACGAAGGAACAGGCGTTCAAGGCTTAACCGATCCAAAAACGATTGAAGCGGCAGAGTTTGTGAACCGACTATATAACGTTGAGAACGTTATGAAAATTAAAACAGGCGACAGAATGAATTATGAAGAATTCAACACGTTTAAAGACGGCGATGTAGCGATGTTCCAAGCACCGGTATGGAATATTGGTGATTTAACGTTCGATATCGGCGTTGTGCCTATTCCGAACGGACCTCAAGGAAGTCCAGAAGTTACGTATGCGAATCCAGGACAAGCGGCTAAATTTATTCCAAAAGGCGTAAAAGACGCGCAATTGGTTTACCAAATTTACGAAGAAACATTTGATATTACTCAAACGGAAGAGTTCCCTAGCCAAGAGTGGCTGGAAGGTCTCTACAATCACGAGGAAGATGTAGCTATGCAGCGTGATCATATTACGAACACAGGCCAAATCTTGCTGGATGATGCTTATCCTGAATTCCCGACTGGAAAGTTCGTTACAGATATTATCGTAAATAATCAATCAGTGACTGCGACTGCAGAGAAGTATAAGCCGGAAGCAGAAGCGTCAATAGCCAAGCTTTCTAAGTAA
- a CDS encoding LacI family DNA-binding transcriptional regulator: MRRKVTIQSIADYTGLSKFAVSRGLSGKSGVSPQTREVILRAAGQLGYFKDAQTPPVSSELMDTESRSWSGTILVLFPNVRYQNTDSLYWGPIFNGISTRLNQKGINILTLTEPTNDSMFSLLNPEAIMGIITVGSISTSVLLDIKRLGIPVVMVDHYDPNFHCDSIFTDNLSSMREIMNAVITKGYKNYQFLGNIRDAQSFYERFLGFRSALEDNDIELKQIPSLMGPEIENFHDTFKAAIEEHGLPEVFVCANDIFASFALDTLKNIGMYIPETLVFTGFDNTHPQIPFLATVNVDKELLGKRAVDQMLWRILNATTSYERTLIQAEIIFRN; encoded by the coding sequence ATGCGCCGGAAGGTAACGATTCAATCAATTGCCGATTATACAGGGTTGTCAAAATTCGCAGTCTCACGAGGGTTATCCGGGAAATCGGGGGTTAGTCCACAAACAAGAGAAGTGATATTAAGAGCTGCAGGACAGCTCGGTTATTTTAAGGACGCTCAGACGCCTCCTGTTTCAAGCGAACTGATGGATACAGAATCACGAAGCTGGTCCGGAACCATTCTAGTGCTTTTCCCAAATGTTCGTTATCAAAATACTGATTCCTTATATTGGGGTCCAATATTTAACGGCATATCTACAAGGCTGAACCAAAAGGGCATTAACATCCTTACATTAACCGAGCCTACTAACGACTCCATGTTCTCACTTTTAAACCCAGAAGCCATTATGGGCATTATTACTGTAGGCTCTATTTCTACCTCTGTGTTGCTTGATATTAAACGGCTCGGCATTCCTGTCGTAATGGTCGATCATTACGATCCAAACTTTCACTGCGACTCGATTTTTACAGACAACTTGTCCAGCATGAGAGAAATAATGAACGCCGTCATTACAAAAGGCTACAAAAACTATCAATTTTTAGGAAATATTAGAGATGCGCAAAGCTTCTATGAACGATTCCTTGGTTTCCGTTCAGCTCTCGAGGACAATGATATTGAACTAAAGCAAATTCCTTCCCTAATGGGACCGGAAATTGAAAACTTTCACGATACATTCAAAGCTGCTATTGAGGAGCATGGTTTACCTGAAGTATTTGTTTGCGCCAATGATATATTTGCCTCTTTTGCGTTAGATACATTGAAAAATATCGGAATGTATATTCCAGAAACGCTCGTTTTCACCGGCTTTGACAATACCCATCCTCAGATTCCTTTTTTGGCTACTGTTAATGTAGATAAGGAACTGCTCGGCAAACGTGCTGTTGATCAGATGCTTTGGAGAATACTCAACGCAACAACGAGCTACGAGAGGACCCTTATCCAAGCTGAGATTATTTTCAGAAATTAA
- a CDS encoding cellulase family glycosylhydrolase, giving the protein MMIRRLKMTFMLVLMLALVVPFIANEQTHAANGFYVSGNNLKDANGNNFVIRGVNNAHAWFDTQAYDALSTISSKKANAVRIVWTTSGSASRLQQIIDRCKQLGMVAIVELHDATGSNSATALNNMANYFASSAVKTILTSNEKYVLVNIANEWGDGNLADTAWRDAYKTAISTIRNAGIHNTIIVDASGWGQNSSPIKAYGNALLTHDPDHNVMFSIHMYGSWNDSSRIGTELQAIKNLGLAVMVGEFGYNYNNGNNNLGSQVNAQEVMNQSQAKGIGYMAWSWTGNDSANSWLDMTTSDWQTLTSWGNLVINGTNGIWATSIKASVFNSSSSSTLYDFEGGNAQGWTASNVAGGPWSVTEWAASGSSSLKADVTLGGGQFYLQYAGANNFIGKSSVSVKVKHTAWGSFGSGLQAKLFIKTGSAYTWYDSGTVNINSSGSSTISLSLSGVANLGDVREVGVQFISPTNSSGSTSVYVDSVVLQ; this is encoded by the coding sequence ATGATGATCAGGAGATTGAAAATGACGTTTATGCTTGTCCTTATGCTGGCTTTGGTAGTGCCTTTTATCGCAAATGAGCAAACCCATGCGGCTAACGGTTTTTATGTAAGCGGCAACAATTTGAAGGATGCAAACGGGAACAACTTTGTCATTCGAGGTGTCAATAATGCTCACGCATGGTTTGATACACAAGCGTATGATGCGCTAAGCACGATTAGCTCGAAAAAAGCGAACGCTGTTAGAATCGTCTGGACGACAAGCGGTTCGGCATCGCGGTTGCAGCAAATTATCGATCGTTGCAAACAGCTCGGCATGGTTGCTATTGTTGAACTGCATGATGCAACAGGCTCTAACAGCGCAACTGCTTTAAATAATATGGCTAACTATTTTGCCAGCAGCGCGGTTAAAACGATTTTGACGAGCAATGAAAAGTATGTGCTCGTTAATATCGCTAATGAATGGGGCGATGGGAATCTTGCGGATACCGCTTGGCGCGATGCGTACAAGACGGCTATCTCAACCATTCGAAATGCTGGAATTCATAACACGATAATCGTTGACGCCTCAGGCTGGGGACAAAATTCTTCACCAATCAAAGCATATGGCAACGCACTCCTTACTCATGATCCGGATCATAATGTCATGTTCTCCATTCATATGTACGGCTCATGGAATGACTCTTCTCGGATTGGCACGGAGCTGCAAGCGATTAAAAATTTAGGTTTGGCTGTTATGGTTGGAGAGTTTGGCTATAACTACAATAACGGCAATAACAACTTGGGAAGTCAAGTTAATGCACAAGAGGTCATGAACCAAAGTCAGGCGAAAGGCATCGGTTATATGGCATGGTCATGGACAGGAAATGATTCGGCCAATTCGTGGCTGGATATGACGACAAGTGATTGGCAGACGCTAACTTCATGGGGCAATCTTGTCATTAACGGAACAAATGGCATTTGGGCTACTTCTATAAAAGCTTCCGTGTTTAACAGCAGCAGCAGCTCTACGTTGTACGATTTTGAAGGCGGAAATGCACAAGGGTGGACGGCATCAAACGTTGCTGGCGGGCCTTGGTCTGTAACGGAATGGGCGGCAAGCGGCAGCAGCTCGCTCAAAGCAGACGTTACGTTAGGCGGCGGTCAATTTTATTTGCAATATGCGGGTGCTAATAATTTCATTGGCAAATCTTCTGTTTCTGTTAAAGTGAAGCATACTGCATGGGGAAGCTTTGGCAGCGGCCTGCAGGCGAAGCTGTTTATTAAGACGGGCTCCGCTTACACTTGGTATGACTCAGGAACGGTAAACATCAATTCATCGGGGTCATCTACGATTTCACTGAGCTTATCTGGAGTAGCCAATTTGGGTGATGTGCGTGAAGTAGGCGTTCAGTTCATTTCACCTACTAACTCAAGCGGATCAACTTCGGTTTATGTAGACAGTGTTGTGCTGCAATAA
- a CDS encoding glycosyl hydrolase, protein MTNEMGFNYRWGTRKVLFYALILTYVMGAIPLYPYVNATASAIKYEAANAEVEGAAQFLTTTAGGDIQYIGNGYISFFTGDPGAATFHVQAAAGLYKLNIGYYSPYGRKVTSLLVNGQSNGEIELPAIEEPGSVTAEASAGKVMLKQGDNTIRFERGWGYYGIEYISLESADTVIVPDTSQYEAEAGILAGGAEIRSTGNGYSGDGYVFIPGGSVELNVSAPAEGFYTLDFGYRASYGFKKTLITVNKNQAGASGFEVDLNESTEFVEISAGKVFLNAGNNTITFDANWSWYDIDYIKLTPMPIENKEHQVPKSLINPNATREARALMNYLVDNYGKNIISGQQELSDAEWIYEKTGKLPAMVSFDLIDYSPTRVAHGTKSEETEKMMQWAEKGGIVSLCWHWNSPNGLIDVPGKEWWRAFYTDSTTFDVEYALSHPDSEEYKLLLSDIDVIAIQLKRLQDANIPVLWRPLHEAEGGWFWWGAKGPESAKQLYRLMYERLTNEHQLNNLIWVWNSVSSDWYPGDDVVDIISTDIYNQAGDYSPNINKYDRLVEVVKDRKLVALPETGTIPDPDLLPLYGADWSWFSTWTGDFIRNGIYNSAEHLTHVFNHEYVITLDELPSNLSTYGLKVPEWINAELQAANVNQTSATLSWSGASSEQEIINYLIYKDGIQLAAVNGSSSSYEVSGLAAGTKYTFKVEAATGDGIWSVGGPQIEVTTLSEPIVTPSNPDTSQPPAAGPGGKQTIQLNSAEFEGAVAKAQKGTILVTGTPAAGAKEVKVNIPAEQIAKAIDKGLERIEVNIGYAAITISLSELSSHLSGTSATITFTFSIVDPSQMSDLAQAKIGGAQVYDLNLDIDGKRITTFRAASLKVALNYSLASGANPNTIVTYHIKENGELEVVKNSYYDAATKKVIFHPTHFSQYAAAAVDVSFKDKGSSAASQDAIDYLAARGIVQGKGDGLFKPLDLVTRAEFVQIIIQAFDLNDDTASNTFNDVLSDGWYTKAVSTAQKLGLIKGKENGSFGPREAMTKQDAAAVLERVAKLIGNTAFKSNDSLLAKSVVNREQAAEMVSNLMRFLD, encoded by the coding sequence GTGACGAATGAAATGGGTTTTAACTACCGATGGGGAACACGGAAGGTTTTGTTTTATGCTTTGATTCTAACGTATGTTATGGGTGCCATTCCTCTCTACCCTTATGTAAACGCGACTGCATCAGCTATTAAATATGAAGCAGCAAATGCAGAAGTAGAGGGCGCTGCACAATTCTTGACTACAACTGCAGGAGGTGACATTCAATATATTGGAAACGGTTACATTTCATTTTTCACTGGTGATCCTGGAGCTGCAACCTTTCATGTTCAAGCAGCAGCTGGCTTATATAAGCTGAACATTGGTTATTACTCGCCTTATGGACGGAAGGTAACGTCGCTGCTCGTAAACGGTCAGAGCAACGGGGAGATTGAGCTGCCTGCGATTGAGGAGCCGGGCTCCGTTACAGCAGAAGCTTCCGCAGGGAAAGTTATGCTGAAGCAAGGTGACAATACGATTCGTTTTGAAAGAGGCTGGGGTTATTATGGCATTGAATACATTTCGCTTGAATCCGCGGATACCGTTATTGTGCCAGATACCAGCCAATATGAAGCGGAAGCGGGGATTTTGGCGGGTGGAGCGGAAATACGCTCTACTGGAAACGGCTATTCCGGCGATGGTTATGTTTTTATTCCTGGAGGATCTGTTGAGTTAAATGTATCGGCTCCTGCTGAAGGTTTTTATACGCTGGATTTTGGTTACAGAGCTTCTTACGGCTTCAAAAAAACGCTAATAACCGTTAATAAAAATCAAGCCGGGGCTTCAGGGTTTGAAGTTGATCTTAATGAATCAACTGAATTTGTTGAAATATCGGCAGGTAAGGTTTTTTTGAATGCAGGAAACAACACGATAACCTTTGATGCCAATTGGAGTTGGTATGACATTGATTATATAAAGCTCACTCCAATGCCTATCGAGAATAAAGAGCATCAGGTTCCAAAGTCGTTAATCAACCCAAATGCAACAAGGGAAGCGCGTGCGCTCATGAATTATTTAGTTGATAACTACGGCAAAAACATCATTTCCGGCCAGCAGGAATTATCTGATGCGGAGTGGATTTATGAAAAAACCGGCAAGCTTCCTGCGATGGTTTCCTTCGACCTAATCGACTATTCTCCTACTCGGGTAGCTCATGGTACGAAGTCAGAGGAAACAGAAAAAATGATGCAGTGGGCGGAGAAAGGCGGGATCGTATCCCTTTGCTGGCATTGGAATTCGCCAAACGGATTAATCGATGTGCCGGGCAAAGAATGGTGGAGAGCCTTCTACACCGACTCCACAACGTTTGATGTTGAGTATGCGCTTAGTCATCCGGATTCAGAGGAGTATAAGCTGCTGCTCAGTGACATCGATGTGATTGCCATTCAGCTGAAGAGGCTTCAGGATGCGAATATTCCTGTTCTATGGAGACCACTGCATGAGGCAGAGGGAGGCTGGTTCTGGTGGGGCGCCAAAGGACCAGAGTCCGCCAAGCAGCTATATCGATTGATGTATGAGCGGTTAACAAACGAGCATCAATTGAACAATTTGATTTGGGTGTGGAACTCCGTGTCATCGGACTGGTATCCAGGAGATGATGTGGTTGATATTATCAGCACCGACATTTACAACCAAGCAGGCGATTATAGCCCAAATATTAATAAATATGATCGTCTAGTAGAGGTCGTCAAGGATCGCAAGCTTGTGGCGCTACCGGAGACCGGAACGATTCCAGATCCTGATTTGCTGCCTTTATATGGTGCAGACTGGAGCTGGTTCAGCACATGGACAGGTGATTTTATTAGGAACGGTATTTATAATTCGGCCGAGCATCTTACTCATGTCTTCAACCATGAATATGTCATTACGCTCGATGAGCTGCCCAGCAACTTGTCAACCTATGGCTTGAAAGTGCCAGAGTGGATCAATGCTGAGTTACAAGCAGCAAATGTCAATCAAACGAGCGCCACCTTGTCATGGAGCGGTGCATCAAGCGAGCAGGAAATCATAAATTATTTGATCTATAAAGACGGTATTCAACTGGCTGCGGTGAATGGCTCCAGCAGCAGCTATGAGGTTAGCGGACTAGCAGCGGGTACAAAATATACGTTTAAAGTAGAAGCGGCTACAGGAGATGGAATTTGGAGCGTTGGCGGCCCTCAGATTGAAGTAACCACTTTGTCTGAGCCCATCGTAACGCCGTCTAATCCAGACACAAGCCAGCCTCCTGCAGCGGGACCTGGCGGCAAACAAACGATTCAGCTTAATAGCGCGGAGTTTGAGGGAGCTGTCGCCAAAGCTCAAAAGGGTACAATCCTTGTTACCGGGACTCCAGCAGCAGGAGCTAAGGAGGTAAAGGTCAATATTCCAGCTGAGCAAATAGCTAAAGCAATAGACAAAGGTCTTGAGCGGATAGAAGTGAATATCGGTTATGCTGCGATTACAATTTCACTTTCCGAATTATCAAGCCATTTAAGCGGAACATCTGCAACGATTACGTTCACATTCTCTATTGTCGATCCATCCCAAATGAGCGATCTTGCCCAAGCTAAGATTGGTGGCGCGCAGGTTTATGATTTGAATCTTGACATTGACGGAAAGAGAATAACTACATTCAGAGCAGCATCTTTAAAAGTTGCTTTGAATTATTCACTAGCCTCAGGCGCAAATCCAAACACGATCGTGACATACCACATCAAAGAAAACGGCGAGCTTGAGGTTGTAAAAAACAGCTATTACGATGCAGCAACAAAAAAAGTTATTTTTCATCCCACTCATTTCAGTCAATATGCAGCTGCGGCAGTAGATGTTTCATTCAAGGATAAAGGCTCATCCGCAGCAAGCCAGGACGCGATCGATTATTTGGCTGCAAGAGGCATCGTACAGGGAAAAGGCGATGGTTTATTTAAGCCTCTTGACCTTGTGACAAGAGCGGAGTTTGTTCAAATCATTATTCAAGCGTTTGATTTGAATGACGATACCGCCAGCAACACATTTAACGACGTTCTGAGTGATGGTTGGTATACCAAGGCTGTTTCAACAGCTCAAAAGCTCGGGCTTATTAAAGGAAAAGAAAACGGAAGTTTTGGTCCGCGCGAAGCCATGACTAAGCAGGATGCGGCAGCAGTGTTGGAACGCGTCGCCAAGCTTATTGGAAATACTGCATTCAAAAGTAATGATTCCCTATTAGCAAAGTCAGTTGTGAACCGTGAGCAAGCGGCTGAAATGGTTTCGAATTTGATGCGGTTTCTCGATTAA